The Palaemon carinicauda isolate YSFRI2023 chromosome 43, ASM3689809v2, whole genome shotgun sequence genomic sequence tatatataaaaatatatatatatatatatatatatatatatttaaatacataatatatatatatatatatatatatatatatatatatatatatttatacatatatatacactgtatatatatatatatatatatatatatatatatatatatgtgtgtgtgtgtgtgtatatatatatgtatatatgtatgtattatatatatatatatatatatatatatatatattatatatatatatatatatatatatatatatatatatatatatatatatatatatatatatatatatattacacatacatacaaataatatatatatatatatatatatatatatatatatatatatatatatatatatatatatatatatatatatatatatatatatatatatgtatatatatatatatatatatatatatatatatatatatatatatatatatatatatatctatatatatatatatatatatatatatatatctatatatatatatatatatatatatatatatatatatatatatatataaatttatatatatactttatatatatatatatatatatatatatatatatgtatatatatatatatatatatatatatatatatatatatatatatatatatttatatatatatatatatatatatatatatatatatatatatatatatatatatatatatatatatatatatatataatatatatatatatatatatatatatatatatatattatatatatatatatatatatatatatatatatatatatatatatatatccatatatatatatatatatatatatatatatatatatattcatatatataaatatatatggttctatatatattatatatatactatatatgtatatatatatatatatatatatatatatatatatatatatatatatatatttatatatatgtatatatatatatatatatatatatatatatatatatatatatatatatatatatatatatatgggtatatatatatggtatatgtatatatatatatataaatatatatatatatatatatatatatatatatatatatatatatatttatatgtatatatatatatatatgtgtgtatatatatatatatatatatatgtttatatataaatatatatggatatttatatatatacatatgtatatatatatatatatatatatatatatatatatatatatatatatatatatatataaaacacatatatatatttatatatatatatataaatatggttgcatatatatcgtatatatgcacacacacacaaacacacatataaatatacatatatatatatatatatatatatatatatatatatatatatatatatatatatatatatatatatatatatatatatatatatatatatatatatatatatctcaacagtCATTACTAACAACTGCAGATTAAAGGCCTCGGACTTGTCCTTCCAATTGAGTGTTGTATTTTTATACAAGATGCAAATTTTTTACGTTATCTtgcaactggcataacttccatagcgaaatccaattactcttgaaatatgtcaataactttttaaatgataaatttcagccacatcaacttgtaccgaacatgcctaaattattaatatatgcctctatacctttaattccttCTAACTCATTTAAGGtgtaaatacaaaaagtcattcagaaaacttttccggctgtgaaccttaacttgatagaaaaaaatcctaaaactctgggttcattgttctcccacaaagataaacttccgaattTGATgcagtctttggtggtatattgctttacttgcccgaaatgtaagatcgggaaatacgtgggagccaccaaaagattgctcagagtcagaatcgattctcatctcggagtcagtcacagaacgggatgtactttgaaaatgaAAGAGTTTTCCAAcaaacgagaacattgtaataaatataaaacatcattttcataaaatgattttcgcattgtcacccaagcgcccaatgacaaTCAAACCGCTTCTGccaccattaaatggtcagacttcttccacagttctatatattgcATAGTTAACGTccccctttccaaaccagacaacatcACTCAGTTTTTAattccatagagataggtactaacttaagcattcttcactttttaactttataaatttttttttagtttcttttatagataattataattaacttttatgttgttccatttgtattaatattaatactgagtctttttttttttgtatattttgtatattttagagccctgatgatgagacccaaagtctcgaaaatttggaaaatacatgtatgatgctacgatggcttttctccatcctatttatattaaatgtaaggcgttccagatgccccaaccttcctgtaaatatatatatatatatatatatatatatatatatatatatatatatatatatatatatatatatatatatatatatatatatatatatatattgatatatatatatatatatatatatatatatatatatatatatatatatatatatatataccaatatatatatatatatatatatatgtaaatatatatatatatatatatatatatatatatatatatatatatatatatatatatatatatatatatatatatatatatatatatatatatataaatatatatatatgtatatatatatacatacatacatataccaaaggcacttcccccaattttggggggtagccgacaacaacaagaaacaaaacaaaaaggggacctctactctctacgttcctccagcctaacaagggacccagccgagttcagctggtactgctagggtgccacagcccaacctcccacatttccaccacagatgaagcttcatactgctgagtcccctactgctgctacctccgcggtcatctaatgcaccggaggaagcagcagggcctaccggaactgcgtcacaatcgctcgccattcattcctatttctagcacgctctcttgcctctttcacatctatcctcctatcacccagagctttcttcacaccatccatccacccaaaccttggccttcctcttgtacttgtcccatcaactcttgcattcatcaccttctttagcagacagccattttccattctctccacatggccaaaccacctcaacacattcatatccactctagccgctaactcatttcttacacccgttctcaccctcaccacttcgttcctaaccctatctactcgagatacaccagccatactcctcagacacttcatctcaaacacattcaatttctgtctctccatcactttcattccccacaactccgatccatacatcacagttggtacaatcactttctcatatagaactctctttacattcatgccctaatatatatatatatatatatatatatatatatatatatatatatatatatatacagtatatatatatatatatatatatatatatatatttgtatatatatatatatatatatatatatatatatatatatatgtttgtgtatatatatatatatatatatatatatatatatatatatatatatatatatatgtgtgtatatatatatatatatatatatatatatatatatatatatatatatatatatatatatatatatatatatatatatatatatatatatatatatatatgtatatatagtgccaATTTCGAGTGATTTTCTTGTAtaaaggttctttaatttttttttatctatgaacatcaatattttcctatattttttttttttttttgtcaattcaattttctcttttgtacagagacaccgttcctccttcgatccaaatCGATGAGTTTGATGAGTCAAGTGTAAGATTGTGGAAGAttttcagggaagccattcagcctctttatttcatGATCCTTTGCTGGGTGAATCCCACATGGGCCCGAGGAAgtaacttcaaagactacctcgaaagccaaggggtcaacatcaATGAAGTCAAGAGGAATCTTTCAAAGGATCAAAGGGATAAGTTCACGAATCCTACATCCCACAATACATGGGACATAAGTATGATTCATGCGCTTCTTCCATTTTCTAAATGTTTAGCTGGAAAAAATGACGAAAAGTGGCACAAACAAAATGGTTCCGACCCAGAAATGTCTTTAACCATCTTGAAGAATAAGAGAAATGAAACAGCCCACAATCCGAGAATTGAAAGAGGATGGTGTTGTCTCATAATAGATGAATtatatgaacttacaataaaaATTCAAGAGGCCTTAAAACTTGTTGTGCTCGGGTATGTAGTAAAccctgaggataaagaagaaatcgaaagagaaatggacagagtttttgataACACACGACAAAAGATCCATGAGATAGGGaaaggaggtataggagccgaggtctttgatgaatatcaaagggaaattgattTCACAAAAAAGATGGagttattggaagaagaaggcttcccttgtttgaagaaaattcttgaaaaatttaaaagcattaatcctctcaacctgataacaggaacctcttctaaccccaacatatcagcagagaagatttacacagaaatgaagctagaaggggaaagtggcccctgtagtgtCCCTAaagaggagatactgaatcacgtacctcattatgatcacagtggactcttactgatcaagggaatggcaggtatggggaaaaccactctggtcaagaagatcatttctgactggctcagtaagaaggatgacatcaaaggccttagtgactttgccatacttttgtatgtagaatgcagggattccattgaatcttttaaagacttgttagtggcgttttttggagacgttcaccagaaattccaagataatgagattattgatgtgtgtttggctcaCAAGTGTCTACTCATCATTGATGGGTATGACGAGTTAaatgataaatcatcaaaattattcctagatgttttgacactgaagaaatcccgcaaaattagtgttattgtgacaaccagacctgaatttcaggtgagattcaacaatcaggtgaaatctgattacacaactgtgtctacaattagacttgagggaattccaaaggagaagagagaagagtttgtaagcaagtattatgcagtattaaggtcagacaattctcctttgcaatcattagatgaactgttacagtatctgaggaaaacaatgcacactatgcaagaggtgtggggactacccttaaatctcgctcttgtaacaattctgtggatgaataaaccagaggttataagcaacatcaccactgaagctgagctctactggcaattttaccttttgtcttgctcaaaattagaggagcgtttggcAAGAAACCTGCTCACAGCTCACTTGCCACCAACTTTTTTAAAGATTCACATAAAGCGTGCCATAGAAAAACTATGTCAGGAATCATTCAAAGCATTACAAAgagatgaaatcaatattccagaatCCATCATCAATAATTTGGCTGCCTTTTGTCATAGTTTGGgattgccagccgaagagctaactggcgccttcctaaagaaagtgaccacttcccagggctcctttcattacagtttccctcataaagggatgatggaattcatggcagctctgtctttccctatgaaattgacaaaccaatgctggggccaatctgtaaacacagccacacctacaaagatctttgaaatgcttcttggagggagtctccctgaaaaccttcacaaatatcaaaatatgctgatacagatgatcagcctattgcatatgggtgacgaggacgagatgaaggtgtcagaagatgccaagattgaggcactggaactcctagtaaggtcgggagtgaacgacgaagactctgtgctaagagtcttgaagaatatcaaatgtgatcattcttcttcaagatggatagcacagaggttcgaGTTGTTTCATGAGTACACTGAAATTGcagatcatacaattgatgcgtacattgccctccttagagccacagatgcccctctcccaaacagagaggaaattaaaatcataatagaacttaatgacactgatgggttagttgaactacaaaggcaactttaccggcatctcatcaacccatcaATGATAATTCTACCTAACCATTACAAAAGATattcagagccgaccgtagaagagagagagtcaatcaagaatctactcaccaatgagtaagttattattatttgacagttattttgaacattataaagatacatataataatcaaatatctctataacaatacactggtacatgatactacatacaaacatatgcacatgcacacacatataggcctactaataaagagagagagagagagagagagagagagagagagagagagagagaactcataacctttagtataacaatcaacttgagtcttgtaaacaatatattttatattgtcagtatcatcattatcatcattgtcacaattagactcataataagtcggctaaacatcaaaaagttccgattttactttctcatttttcggtaatattaatttccatatttcacgaaattatttgttttaactttttgtttccgtcatcatcatcatcattaccatcattattatcataatcatcatcatcatcaacttgataataaaattcccaatcaaatccaataactatttcttttcttttcttctctttggaacagttgttgGGAATACAtaggcatctgggacccaacgttccaaatccctccaaatattgAAGTACTCCAGGTCTTGTGTAAGGACCAtcccagcctcgacgccttctgtcaatctttggaaaagGCAAAAAAGATTAGAGTtttatgtaagtaataataatattattttctctgttcctttcctccgagggacattacaatacctggcctcctttccctcatcctcatcctgtcattcagtctgttaatatcgttgttatcattatcaatatcattgttaacatcattattatcatcattattactctatagatgtagaacattatattcagaggtctcaataaggttttattttttccacaaaaaggaaaatattcttttcatctgatttgaatttgatataaaagttttcaatgttacgtttcaatttctttctttccatatattaaaaggaaatgtctcatttctatggCGTTGGTTTAATTATtaatgatagaaatgaatcaaaatgatcatgattgtaatgaataggaaactgaTATCGGCACTAGTCATAGTCAGACGCGTCTCCTCCTGACTCCGCCCCcttcctgcgctgattggttctctacaaggatgtgggcggagttatctgaacgggagaaccaatcagcaaaaggaaagtgaaaaggtttCGCCCAATTATATTGGGACAATTAaatgaagctgagttgttattggctgaggtgatttagatggtgcataatgtgagggtttcatgaggagaATGAAGAAATTCCTTATGCGAGCAGCTACAATGgtcgcttacacacacacgcacacacacattgactcccacacgcacacacaaacgcacacacattaacGCAACCTCCCAGACATT encodes the following:
- the LOC137633741 gene encoding uncharacterized protein gives rise to the protein MDLPSTSSHTPQQPDTVPPSIQIDEFDESSVRLWKIFREAIQPLYFMILCWVNPTWARGSNFKDYLESQGVNINEVKRNLSKDQRDKFTNPTSHNTWDISMIHALLPFSKCLAGKNDEKWHKQNGSDPEMSLTILKNKRNETAHNPRIERGWCCLIIDELYELTIKIQEALKLVVLGYVVNPEDKEEIEREMDRVFDNTRQKIHEIGKGGIGAEVFDEYQREIDFTKKMELLEEEGFPCLKKILEKFKSINPLNLITGTSSNPNISAEKIYTEMKLEGESGPCSVPKEEILNHVPHYDHSGLLLIKGMAGMGKTTLVKKIISDWLSKKDDIKGLSDFAILLYVECRDSIESFKDLLVAFFGDVHQKFQDNEIIDVCLAHKCLLIIDGYDELNDKSSKLFLDVLTLKKSRKISVIVTTRPEFQVRFNNQVKSDYTTVSTIRLEGIPKEKREEFVSKYYAVLRSDNSPLQSLDELLQYLRKTMHTMQEVWGLPLNLALVTILWMNKPEVISNITTEAELYWQFYLLSCSKLEERLARNLLTAHLPPTFLKIHIKRAIEKLCQESFKALQRDEINIPESIINNLAAFCHSLGLPAEELTGAFLKKVTTSQGSFHYSFPHKGMMEFMAALSFPMKLTNQCWGQSVNTATPTKIFEMLLGGSLPENLHKYQNMLIQMISLLHMGDEDEMKVSEDAKIEALELLVRSGVNDEDSVLRVLKNIKCDHSSSRWIAQRFELFHEYTEIADHTIDAYIALLRATDAPLPNREEIKIIIELNDTDGLVELQRQLYRHLINPSMIILPNHYKRYSEPTVEERESIKNLLTNE